One stretch of Tenrec ecaudatus isolate mTenEca1 chromosome 18, mTenEca1.hap1, whole genome shotgun sequence DNA includes these proteins:
- the LOC142431346 gene encoding large ribosomal subunit protein eL31-like, producing MAPAKKGGEKKKGRSAINEVMTREYTINIHKRIHGVGFKKRAPRALKEIPKFAMKEMGTPDVRIDTRLNKAVWAKGIRNVPYRIRVRLSRKRNEDEDSPNKLYTLVTYVPVTTFKNLQTVNVDEN from the coding sequence ATGGCTCCCGCGAAGAAGGGCGGTGAGAAGAAGAAGGGCCGTTCGGCCATCAACGAGGTCATGACCAGGGAATACACCATCAACATTCACAAGCGTATCCATGGCGTGGGCTTCAAGAAGCGTGCCCCTCGGGCGCTCAAGGAGATTCCGAAGTTTGCCATGAAGGAGATGGGGACACCAGATGTACGAATCGACACCAGGCTCAACAAAGCTGTGTGGGCCAAAGGAATCAGGAATGTCCCGTACCGCATCCGTGTGCGGTTGTCCAGGAAACGAAACGAGGATGAAGATTCCCCAAACAAGCTGTACACACTGGTCACCTACGTGCCCGTCACCACTTTCAAAAACCTACAGACCGTCAACGTGGATGAAAACTAG